From Deinococcus ruber, one genomic window encodes:
- a CDS encoding beta-glucosidase, producing MSAADWPSDPALEQRVEALLTKLSLTDKVRLVSGQVILGAPDAEQVTATGVPLFHLADGPAGIRRMAQTSGEGRATALPAPIALAATWSPELARQYGDVLGAEAAATGHNVLLGPATDLARAPLAGRTFESFGEDPLLHSRLVVPQVQAIQRRGVQACLKHFLLNNQEDARHSVNVLADQRALHELYLPPFEAAIREGRAASVMASYNRVDGDFVCDNRALLTDVLRGELGFRGWVMSDFGANQSTVSSALAGLDWELTFAPQWGEKLTAALAAGELKTAVLDEMVRRILRPTLGMMTAQAGQETPPDFRAHAQVAQDIAEQSAVLLKNACLLPLDASTLRRVAVIGPDADSVCAAGGGSALVRPVAGISVLDGLRARLGPSVDVLFAPGADPIGPGALLPGLPPLPSSVLHTAGGQAGLRATYWPNTAFGGEALLTRTEPGVELNRGFFDLPGFSAASARHLPSPDTLPVAMSARWEGHFTAPASGDYTFSLTCAGSGRVWLGETLLIASPQARPSRGLVHGERADGLRWMGTGTPTFTAQLTLNAGETLPITVEYAADLPEQNFLFGAQVRLGWQPPVGTLTPQHQAAAELARSCDVAVVVVRTFESEAMDRPALTLPGGQEALIAAVSAANPRTVVLLMSGGAVDMSAWEEGAAAIVAAWYAGERQGAALARLLLGDVNPSGRLPLSFPQSLAHSPLTHPAEYPGVEGSVRYSEGLQVGYRGYDALGLTPRYAFGAGLSYTTFSYADLQLVPGAFGSLSAEFTLHNTGSRQGTETAQVYLELSPPAGQPQHAAPRKLVGWARATLNAGEQQRVAVRLDPSSLDRPFSRWDTASGGWQHADGVARLLVGASSQGLPLSALFHLAPFHPSPVSEVSRP from the coding sequence ATGAGTGCCGCCGACTGGCCCAGCGATCCGGCGCTCGAACAGCGGGTGGAAGCGCTGCTGACAAAGCTGAGCTTGACCGACAAAGTTCGGCTGGTAAGTGGGCAGGTCATTCTGGGCGCACCGGACGCGGAACAGGTCACGGCCACCGGCGTGCCACTGTTTCATCTGGCCGACGGCCCGGCGGGAATCCGGCGCATGGCGCAGACCTCGGGCGAAGGCCGCGCCACCGCCCTGCCCGCCCCGATTGCGCTGGCCGCGACCTGGAGCCCGGAGCTGGCCCGGCAGTACGGCGACGTGCTGGGAGCCGAGGCCGCCGCCACCGGACACAACGTGCTGCTCGGCCCGGCCACCGATCTGGCCCGCGCTCCGCTCGCCGGGCGCACTTTCGAGTCGTTCGGGGAAGACCCGCTGCTGCACAGCCGCCTGGTGGTGCCGCAGGTGCAGGCCATCCAGCGGCGCGGCGTGCAGGCCTGCCTGAAACACTTCCTGCTGAACAACCAGGAAGACGCCCGCCACAGCGTCAATGTGCTGGCAGATCAGCGGGCGCTGCACGAGCTGTATCTGCCGCCCTTCGAGGCCGCCATCCGGGAAGGCAGGGCGGCCTCTGTGATGGCGTCGTACAACCGGGTGGACGGCGACTTCGTGTGCGACAACCGGGCGCTGCTCACCGACGTGCTGCGCGGCGAACTGGGCTTCCGGGGCTGGGTGATGAGTGATTTCGGAGCCAACCAGAGCACCGTTTCATCGGCGCTGGCGGGCCTCGACTGGGAACTGACCTTCGCGCCCCAGTGGGGAGAGAAGCTGACGGCAGCACTGGCAGCGGGCGAGCTGAAAACCGCCGTCCTCGACGAGATGGTGCGGCGAATTCTGCGGCCCACGCTGGGCATGATGACCGCCCAGGCCGGGCAGGAGACGCCCCCGGATTTCAGGGCACACGCGCAGGTCGCCCAGGACATCGCTGAACAGAGCGCGGTGCTGCTGAAGAACGCGTGCCTGCTGCCGCTGGATGCCAGCACGCTCAGGCGGGTGGCGGTGATCGGCCCGGACGCCGACAGCGTGTGTGCGGCCGGGGGAGGCAGTGCGCTGGTGCGGCCCGTGGCTGGTATCAGCGTGCTGGACGGCTTGCGAGCGCGGCTGGGGCCGAGCGTGGACGTGCTGTTCGCGCCCGGTGCCGACCCCATCGGGCCGGGCGCACTGCTGCCGGGCCTGCCGCCTCTCCCCTCCTCGGTGCTGCATACGGCAGGCGGGCAAGCGGGCCTGCGGGCGACGTACTGGCCGAACACGGCGTTCGGCGGCGAAGCGCTGCTGACCCGCACGGAGCCCGGCGTGGAGCTGAACCGGGGCTTTTTCGACCTGCCCGGCTTCAGCGCGGCCTCGGCCCGGCATCTGCCCAGCCCGGACACTCTGCCGGTGGCAATGTCGGCCCGCTGGGAAGGCCACTTCACTGCGCCTGCCAGCGGCGACTACACCTTCAGCCTCACCTGCGCCGGATCGGGGCGGGTCTGGCTGGGCGAAACGCTGCTGATCGCTTCTCCTCAGGCACGGCCCTCACGCGGTCTGGTGCACGGGGAACGCGCCGACGGTCTGCGCTGGATGGGCACCGGCACGCCCACCTTCACGGCGCAGCTCACGCTGAATGCAGGCGAGACCCTCCCGATCACGGTCGAGTACGCCGCCGACCTGCCGGAACAGAACTTCCTGTTCGGTGCTCAGGTGCGGCTGGGCTGGCAGCCCCCGGTGGGCACCCTCACGCCCCAGCATCAAGCAGCGGCAGAGCTGGCGCGTTCGTGTGATGTGGCGGTGGTGGTCGTCCGCACCTTCGAGAGCGAGGCGATGGACCGGCCCGCGCTGACCCTGCCCGGCGGTCAGGAAGCGCTGATCGCCGCCGTCAGCGCAGCCAATCCGCGCACGGTGGTGCTGCTGATGAGCGGCGGCGCGGTGGACATGTCGGCCTGGGAGGAAGGAGCTGCTGCCATCGTGGCGGCCTGGTACGCTGGCGAGCGGCAGGGCGCGGCGCTGGCCCGCCTGCTGCTGGGCGACGTGAACCCCAGCGGACGGCTGCCACTCAGCTTTCCGCAGAGCCTCGCCCACTCGCCGCTGACGCATCCTGCCGAATATCCCGGCGTCGAGGGCAGCGTGCGGTACAGCGAAGGACTTCAGGTGGGCTACCGGGGCTACGATGCCCTGGGCCTGACACCCAGATACGCGTTCGGCGCGGGCCTGTCGTATACGACCTTCTCGTATGCCGACCTTCAGCTCGTTCCCGGCGCGTTCGGCAGCCTGAGCGCCGAATTCACACTCCATAACACCGGAAGCCGACAGGGGACGGAAACGGCCCAGGTGTATCTGGAACTGTCGCCGCCCGCTGGACAGCCGCAGCACGCGGCGCCCCGCAAACTGGTGGGCTGGGCACGCGCCACCCTGAACGCCGGAGAGCAGCAGCGAGTGGCCGTTCGCCTCGACCCCTCTTCGCTGGATCGTCCGTTCTCGCGCTGGGACACCGCTTCAGGCGGCTGGCAGCACGCAGACGGCGTAGCCCGCCTGCTGGTCGGCGCGTCGTCACAAGGTCTCCCGCTTTCGGCCCTCTTCCACCTTGCCCCCTTTCACCCTTCGCCCGTCTCCGAGGTCAGCCGCCCATGA
- a CDS encoding cyclic-phosphate processing receiver domain-containing protein — translation MSPSHPPYRLFVDHERTPDFLTFLATQGVHDLISNGPWITARSQSEAQQIIAERGLPELISFGHEYGSAEAGSGPELARWLVKRAQDGLIDLKTLKYQVHSRDLVGRVNIRGVLDAYLLTLT, via the coding sequence GTGTCCCCATCCCACCCGCCGTATCGCCTGTTCGTCGATCACGAACGCACCCCCGATTTTCTGACGTTCCTGGCAACCCAGGGCGTGCATGATCTGATTTCCAATGGCCCCTGGATCACGGCCCGCAGCCAGTCAGAGGCGCAGCAGATCATTGCCGAGCGTGGCCTGCCGGAGCTGATTTCGTTCGGTCACGAGTACGGCTCAGCGGAAGCAGGCAGTGGCCCTGAATTGGCCCGCTGGTTGGTCAAGCGGGCGCAGGACGGCCTGATCGATCTGAAGACGCTGAAGTATCAGGTACACTCACGCGACCTGGTGGGCCGGGTGAACATCCGGGGCGTGCTGGACGCCTATCTGCTGACCCTGACCTGA
- a CDS encoding glycoside hydrolase family 78 protein — protein MTLPPTSPPRAVHLRAEHHPDCLGIGEPSPRLSWRTETDTPAWVQAAFQLQSLNTSGQVLEETPRTERAESVLVAWPFAPLVSREQRRLRVRVWGQDGSASAWSELLSVEAGLHTPGDWQARFITPDWTEDLTRPQPAPLLRTTFSVRPGLVSARLYVSALGVYEARLNGARVGDQLLSPGWTSYHHRLRYQTFDVTEQLLEGENALGAMLGDGWYRGRLGFGGGRRNLYGERLALLAQLELTYDDGTLERTVTDDRWRASTGAIRASDLYDGETYDARLEQPGWDTRGFDDRHWTGVRTLDHDLSTLVAPDGPPVRRIQTLAALSVHTSPSGRTLVDFGQNLVGWVRLRVSGEAGQTVTLRHAEVLEDGELGTRPLRFAACTDQYTLKGGGEELWEPRFTFHGFRYVQVDGWPGSFDPAALEAVVVHSDLERRGWFECSEPLVERLHENIVWGMRGNFLDLPTDCPQRDERLGWTGDIGVFAPTAAFLYDTAGFLRSWLADLAADQLPDGGVPCVVPQVLETPIVAAAWGDAATFVPWALYQRYGDPDILAAQFSSMQRWVDYVAGRAGPSLLWTQDFQFGDWLDPAAPPDNAAAGRTQPGVVATAYFARSAELLGLSADILGRAEERGTYLNLASDIRAAFNREYVTPSGQIISDSATAYALGLEFGLLGTEGQRQKSGERLKMLLRENGDHISTGFVGTPLICDALCAVGAVREAYLLLTQEECPSWLYPVTMGATTVWERWDSMLPDGSINPGEMTSFNHYALGAVADWLHRRVAGLAPAEPGYRRLEIRPLPGGPLTHASARHVTPYGEASSGWRTENGEFVLDVQVPPNTSARVTLPTTGEVFEVGSGVHVWRRPQASVAPAPPITLDSTYDDLRLQPQVYRTVLDVVEAHSAEHVQAFRRAFQSASGTMNLRRALFGVPLRDKLARTLETVLGDQPKVRVLLEDRG, from the coding sequence ATGACGCTTCCCCCCACTTCCCCGCCCCGCGCCGTGCATCTGCGTGCCGAACATCATCCCGACTGTCTCGGCATCGGTGAGCCGTCTCCGCGCCTATCGTGGCGCACCGAAACCGATACCCCAGCGTGGGTGCAGGCAGCCTTTCAGCTTCAGAGCCTGAACACCAGCGGACAGGTGCTGGAAGAAACGCCGCGCACCGAACGTGCCGAGTCGGTGCTGGTCGCGTGGCCGTTCGCGCCGCTCGTATCGCGTGAACAGCGCCGACTGCGGGTGCGCGTGTGGGGGCAGGACGGTTCGGCGTCGGCATGGAGCGAGTTGCTCAGCGTCGAGGCGGGACTGCACACACCCGGCGACTGGCAGGCGCGCTTCATCACCCCCGACTGGACCGAAGACCTGACCCGGCCCCAGCCCGCCCCGCTGCTCAGGACAACCTTCAGCGTGCGGCCCGGCCTCGTCTCGGCGCGGCTGTACGTCAGTGCCCTGGGCGTGTACGAGGCGCGGCTGAACGGTGCGCGGGTGGGCGATCAGCTGCTCTCTCCCGGCTGGACGAGCTACCACCATCGGCTGCGGTACCAGACCTTCGACGTGACGGAGCAGCTGCTGGAAGGAGAGAACGCACTCGGGGCCATGCTCGGCGACGGCTGGTACCGGGGCCGCCTGGGATTTGGCGGTGGGCGGCGCAACCTGTACGGCGAGCGGCTGGCGCTGCTGGCCCAGCTGGAACTGACCTACGACGACGGAACGCTGGAGCGCACCGTGACCGACGACCGCTGGCGGGCCAGTACCGGAGCGATCCGCGCAAGCGACCTGTACGACGGCGAAACCTACGACGCGCGGCTGGAACAGCCCGGCTGGGATACTCGGGGCTTCGATGATCGTCACTGGACGGGCGTTCGCACGCTGGATCACGATCTGAGTACCCTGGTCGCTCCCGACGGGCCACCCGTGCGCCGGATCCAGACGCTCGCGGCGCTGTCGGTTCACACCTCGCCTTCCGGCAGGACGCTGGTGGACTTCGGGCAGAATCTGGTCGGCTGGGTGCGGCTGCGCGTCAGTGGCGAGGCGGGGCAGACCGTGACGCTGCGGCACGCCGAGGTGCTGGAAGACGGCGAACTGGGAACCAGACCGCTGCGGTTCGCCGCCTGCACCGATCAGTACACCCTGAAAGGCGGCGGTGAGGAACTCTGGGAACCCCGCTTCACCTTTCACGGCTTCCGGTACGTGCAGGTGGACGGCTGGCCCGGAAGTTTCGACCCGGCGGCCCTCGAAGCGGTGGTGGTGCATTCCGATCTGGAGCGCCGGGGCTGGTTCGAATGCTCGGAACCGCTGGTCGAGCGGCTGCACGAAAACATCGTCTGGGGCATGCGCGGCAACTTCCTCGATCTACCCACCGACTGCCCCCAGCGCGACGAACGCCTCGGCTGGACGGGCGACATCGGGGTCTTCGCACCCACCGCCGCCTTTCTGTACGACACCGCCGGGTTTCTGCGCTCGTGGCTGGCCGACCTGGCTGCCGATCAACTTCCCGACGGCGGCGTGCCCTGCGTGGTGCCGCAGGTGCTGGAAACGCCCATCGTGGCGGCGGCCTGGGGCGACGCGGCGACCTTCGTGCCCTGGGCCCTGTATCAGCGCTACGGCGACCCGGACATCCTGGCGGCGCAGTTTTCCAGCATGCAGCGCTGGGTGGACTACGTGGCCGGACGCGCTGGCCCCTCGCTGCTCTGGACGCAGGATTTCCAGTTCGGCGACTGGCTCGATCCGGCGGCCCCGCCCGACAACGCCGCCGCCGGACGCACCCAGCCGGGCGTGGTGGCAACGGCTTACTTCGCCCGTTCCGCCGAGTTGCTGGGGCTGAGCGCAGACATCCTGGGGCGTGCTGAAGAGCGCGGGACGTACCTGAACCTGGCGAGCGACATCCGGGCCGCCTTCAACCGCGAGTACGTGACACCGAGCGGCCAGATCATCAGCGACTCGGCCACCGCCTACGCACTTGGCCTGGAGTTCGGGCTGCTCGGCACGGAAGGCCAGCGGCAGAAATCAGGCGAGCGTCTGAAGATGCTGCTGCGTGAAAACGGCGATCATATCAGCACGGGTTTTGTCGGCACACCGCTGATCTGCGACGCCCTGTGCGCGGTGGGGGCCGTGCGAGAAGCGTACCTGCTGCTGACCCAGGAAGAGTGCCCGAGCTGGCTGTATCCGGTGACGATGGGGGCCACCACCGTCTGGGAGCGCTGGGACAGCATGTTGCCCGACGGCAGCATCAACCCCGGCGAGATGACGTCGTTCAATCACTACGCCCTGGGCGCAGTGGCCGACTGGCTGCACCGCCGTGTGGCAGGCCTGGCCCCCGCCGAACCCGGCTACCGCCGCCTGGAAATCCGGCCCCTACCGGGCGGCCCCTTGACCCACGCCAGCGCCCGGCACGTCACGCCCTACGGGGAAGCGTCGTCGGGGTGGCGCACCGAGAACGGAGAATTCGTGCTCGACGTGCAGGTGCCGCCCAACACCTCGGCCCGCGTCACGCTGCCGACCACCGGGGAAGTGTTCGAAGTGGGATCGGGCGTACATGTGTGGCGGCGTCCGCAGGCGTCGGTGGCACCTGCACCGCCGATCACACTGGACAGCACCTACGACGATCTCCGCCTTCAGCCGCAGGTGTACCGCACGGTGCTCGATGTGGTGGAAGCCCATTCCGCCGAGCATGTGCAGGCGTTCCGGCGGGCCTTCCAGAGTGCGTCCGGGACGATGAACCTCAGAAGGGCGCTGTTCGGCGTGCCGCTGAGAGACAAGCTGGCACGCACTCTGGAAACCGTGCTGGGCGATCAGCCGAAGGTGCGGGTGTTGCTTGAAGACCGTGGGTAA